In Oleiharenicola lentus, the following are encoded in one genomic region:
- a CDS encoding Hsp20/alpha crystallin family protein has product MHTIIHRNQHLSFPGTKPVAEFRSPHYECLDLPQSLKLAIYVPGVDAHGVEVTTQGSDLIITARKAQHVRANWQALHLESVQRDYQLKLRLGAGYDFDSLRAFIAKGVLTIALPKRRPALASLPARQRQVA; this is encoded by the coding sequence ATGCATACGATCATCCACCGCAACCAGCACCTGAGTTTTCCCGGCACCAAGCCTGTGGCCGAGTTCCGCTCGCCGCACTACGAGTGCCTGGATCTGCCGCAGTCCCTCAAGCTCGCCATCTACGTCCCCGGCGTGGACGCGCACGGCGTCGAGGTGACCACGCAGGGCTCGGACCTGATCATCACCGCCCGCAAGGCGCAGCACGTGCGCGCCAACTGGCAGGCCTTGCACCTCGAGAGCGTGCAGCGCGACTACCAGCTCAAGCTGCGCCTGGGCGCGGGTTACGACTTTGATTCGCTGCGTGCCTTTATCGCCAAGGGCGTGCTCACCATCGCGCTGCCGAAGCGCCGGCCGGCTCTGGCCAGCCTTCCCGCCCGGCAGCGCCAGGTGGCATAG
- a CDS encoding 23S rRNA (adenine(2030)-N(6))-methyltransferase RlmJ: MNYRHHYHAGNYADVFKHVLLLQLIRAMQRKEKGFLYLDTHAGRGGYDLMLPSVLPDGREREPEHPAGIGRLWGASGLPAAVNDYLALVNRFNERKGGPADALQFYPGSPWLARLLMRPQDRMVLCELRAEEAEALDFEFAREKGVKVLALDGYTGLKAQLPPPEKRALVLIDPPFESKGEFSDIERGVAEAVRRLPGAVIAIWYPITERARTDAFQGALKSLAVPALFAELNIAGDGSQLRMKGSGLLVLNPPWQIEQEFRSVLPALLERLRVDAGAVATCAWLVPEK, translated from the coding sequence ATGAACTACCGCCACCACTATCACGCCGGCAACTACGCCGACGTGTTCAAGCACGTGCTCCTGCTCCAGCTGATCCGGGCGATGCAGCGCAAGGAGAAGGGATTTCTCTACCTCGACACCCACGCGGGGCGGGGCGGCTACGACCTGATGCTGCCCTCGGTGCTGCCCGATGGACGCGAGCGCGAACCCGAGCATCCGGCCGGCATCGGGCGGCTGTGGGGGGCGTCCGGACTGCCGGCGGCGGTCAACGACTACCTTGCTCTGGTGAATCGGTTCAATGAGCGCAAAGGCGGGCCGGCAGACGCGCTGCAGTTTTATCCGGGATCGCCGTGGCTGGCGCGCCTGCTGATGCGCCCGCAGGATCGCATGGTCCTGTGCGAGCTGCGCGCGGAGGAGGCCGAGGCCCTGGACTTCGAGTTTGCCCGGGAGAAGGGCGTGAAGGTGCTGGCGCTCGACGGCTACACGGGGCTCAAGGCCCAGCTGCCGCCACCGGAGAAGCGCGCGCTGGTGCTCATCGACCCGCCGTTCGAAAGCAAAGGGGAGTTCAGCGACATCGAGCGCGGCGTGGCCGAGGCGGTGCGCCGCCTGCCGGGCGCGGTCATTGCGATCTGGTATCCGATTACCGAGCGGGCCAGGACGGATGCTTTTCAGGGAGCACTCAAATCGCTGGCCGTGCCGGCGCTCTTTGCGGAACTCAACATCGCGGGCGACGGCTCGCAGCTGCGGATGAAAGGCAGCGGGCTGCTCGTGCTCAATCCGCCGTGGCAGATCGAACAGGAGTTCCGCAGCGTGCTGCCGGCATTGCTCGAACGCCTGCGCGTGGATGCGGGGGCGGTCGCGACCTGCGCGTGGCTGGTGCCGGAGAAGTGA
- a CDS encoding YhcH/YjgK/YiaL family protein: MAIFGPLAAVQNQLAGDARFAAALTYVADVLQAGSEAHARIGRIAAGVTERVELSGGAFALEQVYEPRLRPDGFFESHRKYADVQVIVAGEELMEVEDVSRLVVSQPFQAERDLVKYADTAVASVLRMRAGDLAVFFPEDGHMPSLRWREAGLVRKTVVKVPVG, from the coding sequence ATGGCTATCTTCGGACCCTTGGCGGCGGTGCAAAACCAACTGGCGGGCGATGCGCGCTTTGCGGCGGCGCTGACCTATGTGGCGGATGTCTTGCAGGCGGGCTCGGAGGCGCACGCGCGGATCGGCCGGATCGCGGCGGGGGTGACCGAGCGCGTGGAATTGAGCGGCGGCGCCTTTGCCTTGGAACAGGTGTACGAGCCCCGATTGCGGCCCGACGGATTCTTCGAGTCGCACCGCAAATACGCCGACGTGCAGGTGATCGTGGCGGGCGAGGAATTGATGGAGGTTGAGGACGTTTCCCGCCTGGTCGTGAGCCAGCCTTTTCAGGCGGAGCGCGATCTGGTCAAATACGCGGATACCGCCGTGGCATCGGTGCTGCGGATGCGCGCGGGCGATCTCGCCGTGTTTTTCCCGGAAGACGGGCACATGCCGTCACTGCGCTGGCGCGAGGCCGGACTCGTGCGCAAAACGGTCGTGAAGGTGCCGGTCGGATGA
- a CDS encoding beta strand repeat-containing protein: protein MRPRLLRILLVAGLCLAVGDLLQGQTIVWSGAGNRFVTGSNWVGGVAPGSTNTAQFGNHAGATTIMVNSATINHLEFTATRPATHNFSYDDGTAILTLNGNFTAQGTGSASAINFYLNSFNQVDLALPNGEHLFDIGALTTVTIASVVSGTGHLSKVGAGTLVLTGTNTLNYNGVGGFNNGVAVDGGTLELNGGSITQSSQDIIVGSVPGGTGTLLVSNGGDVTANYGVAGNDSSTNGTITVTGAGSTWTNSQGMALGYLGSGTLNVLAGGTVNTTGSGSDHSYLGLQSGTTGTATVSGTGSAWTTPNDQLIIGGGGTGNLTVSAGGLVTNTSGSVGLNAGGNGTVTVNNGTWTNSAELLVGNSGTGSLAISNGGDVTNTYSYIATQSGSNGSVTVDGAGSTWVNSGLLAVGQGGTGGLSITNGGVVSNTFGEIGYSTGSTGTVLVSGTGSIWTNSNTVNVGNAGTGTLTLASGGVINVNAGAGNINLGASGGSGTLNLGAPAASAAAAGGIANAASITGGTAGTLQFKTTATSGTPYYLTKDGTSGGTAVTVAGSTSVVNTAGYTVLGSANTYTGATTVNGGTLVVTALANGGSSSSIGSSSSAAANLVLNGGTLRYTGGNGSTDRLFTLGVNGGTLDISNATAAGGFTFGNTGSVALTGTNTARTLSLAGTPGYSSTVYFNSQLGDNGTGATSVVALDGSFWRFSAANTYSGGTTVNSGGFLIAINTAGSATGSGNITVNSGGRLGLGSNSPDGAISGNIAVTGTGTVEFNRSTAYTYAGVISGTGSVLHTGTAGNITLTGANTYTGGTTINGTMRIGSGGTTGSIVGNVTNNGTLIFDRSDASAFSGNISGTGSLFKQSAGAITLSGTHTYAGGTTITNGSMNLTGSISHGTTDFLINGNGTAPALNISGGGDLTADRLRLGITSSSFTGLATVDGAGSTLTANTYLYVGEAGQGSLYAINGGSIGSANTSIGNNTGGDGGVFVSGAGSTLSNTSTLYVGSAGTGFVEISGGGLVSNNSASIGNNPGGDGSVYMDTGGTWTTIGNIVIGNAGTGDLSIYGGASASAATATIASLNGVVGILSVNDAGSTFTTSGNLVVGGSGDGILEIANGADVVTGGSNAVLANTTGSTGTLDLRGAGSTWSIAGSSLYLGNNAVGEAYLTASGLLSVGAGSGTVYLANNPGSSGSLYFGIYSGEGGDLAGILNAAAITTPGGTGKVYFQSYGSTSSAPFYLTKDGTVAGAAVTIGGSTSVEHDIGYTVLSGANTYTGGTTISGGTLVMGSNSALGTGSVTLNGGTLSVASGITFGNALNIGVSGGRIGGTGTFSSPLTLGNGVKIAPGNSPGTINFTSGLTLNDGGILEIEIRAPSGTPGTDWDFVNVTGTLNLSGLTTGGYTLKAISLDLLDNQGQPVSGLVGPTSWTIATASTGITGFEAADFVFDLSQFHGGGFFNLSQSGNNLLLNFTPVPEPSTYALMLGGLALAGLQWRRRRAAGRDR from the coding sequence ATGAGACCACGCCTCCTGCGTATTCTGCTCGTCGCAGGGCTTTGCCTTGCTGTTGGTGATCTGCTGCAAGGCCAGACGATCGTCTGGTCCGGCGCCGGCAACCGCTTTGTCACGGGCTCCAACTGGGTTGGCGGCGTCGCCCCGGGCTCCACCAACACGGCGCAATTCGGCAACCACGCCGGTGCGACCACCATCATGGTCAACTCTGCCACGATCAATCATCTCGAGTTCACCGCCACCCGCCCGGCCACCCACAATTTCTCCTACGACGATGGCACCGCTATCCTTACGCTGAACGGCAATTTCACGGCCCAGGGCACGGGCTCGGCTTCCGCCATTAATTTCTACCTCAACAGCTTCAACCAAGTGGATCTCGCCCTGCCGAATGGCGAACACCTATTCGACATCGGAGCGCTGACAACCGTGACGATCGCCAGCGTCGTCAGCGGCACCGGCCACCTGTCCAAGGTCGGAGCGGGCACTCTCGTGCTCACCGGTACAAACACGCTCAATTACAACGGCGTGGGCGGCTTCAATAACGGTGTGGCCGTGGACGGTGGCACCCTCGAACTCAACGGCGGCTCGATCACCCAGTCCAGCCAGGACATCATCGTGGGTTCCGTGCCCGGTGGCACTGGCACCCTGCTCGTCTCCAACGGTGGCGATGTCACGGCCAATTATGGCGTGGCCGGCAACGACAGCAGCACCAACGGCACCATCACCGTCACCGGCGCCGGCAGCACGTGGACCAACTCCCAGGGCATGGCGCTCGGTTATCTCGGTTCCGGTACCTTGAACGTCCTCGCTGGCGGCACGGTCAACACCACCGGCTCCGGCTCCGACCACAGCTACCTCGGCCTGCAGTCCGGCACCACGGGCACGGCCACCGTGTCCGGCACCGGCAGCGCTTGGACCACGCCGAATGATCAGCTGATCATCGGTGGCGGCGGCACCGGCAACCTGACCGTCAGCGCCGGCGGCCTCGTCACCAACACGTCCGGCTCCGTTGGTTTGAATGCCGGTGGCAACGGTACCGTCACCGTGAACAACGGAACCTGGACCAACTCCGCCGAGCTGCTTGTCGGCAATTCCGGCACCGGCTCGCTGGCCATTTCCAATGGCGGCGACGTCACCAACACTTACAGCTACATCGCCACGCAATCCGGCAGCAACGGCTCCGTCACCGTGGACGGCGCCGGCAGCACCTGGGTCAACTCCGGCCTGCTCGCCGTGGGCCAGGGCGGCACGGGCGGCCTTTCCATCACCAACGGCGGCGTGGTGAGCAACACCTTTGGCGAGATCGGTTACAGCACCGGCAGCACCGGCACGGTCCTCGTGTCCGGCACGGGCAGCATCTGGACCAACTCGAACACGGTGAACGTGGGCAACGCCGGGACCGGCACCCTAACCTTGGCCAGTGGTGGCGTCATCAACGTCAATGCCGGCGCCGGTAACATCAATCTCGGCGCCTCCGGCGGCTCAGGAACGCTTAACCTCGGTGCGCCCGCCGCGAGCGCCGCCGCCGCGGGCGGCATCGCCAATGCGGCCTCCATCACCGGTGGCACCGCCGGCACCCTGCAGTTCAAGACCACCGCCACGAGCGGGACTCCTTACTACCTGACCAAGGACGGGACTTCCGGTGGCACGGCAGTCACCGTTGCAGGTTCAACTTCCGTCGTGAACACCGCCGGCTACACGGTCCTCGGCAGCGCCAACACCTACACCGGAGCCACGACCGTCAATGGCGGCACCCTCGTGGTCACTGCGCTGGCCAACGGCGGCAGCTCGAGCAGCATCGGCTCCTCCTCCAGCGCCGCGGCCAACCTTGTCCTCAACGGCGGCACCCTGCGCTACACCGGCGGCAACGGCAGCACCGACCGCCTGTTCACGCTTGGCGTGAATGGCGGCACGCTGGACATCTCCAACGCCACTGCGGCCGGCGGCTTCACCTTCGGCAATACCGGCAGCGTCGCCCTCACCGGCACCAACACGGCCCGCACCCTCAGCCTCGCCGGCACCCCGGGCTACAGCTCCACAGTCTATTTCAATTCCCAGCTCGGCGACAACGGCACGGGCGCCACCTCGGTTGTCGCCCTCGACGGTTCCTTCTGGCGGTTCTCCGCCGCCAACACCTACTCGGGCGGCACCACCGTCAATAGCGGCGGCTTCCTGATCGCAATCAACACCGCCGGCTCGGCCACCGGCTCGGGGAACATCACGGTCAACAGCGGCGGCCGCCTCGGCCTCGGCTCCAACAGCCCCGATGGCGCCATCAGCGGCAACATCGCGGTTACGGGCACCGGCACGGTCGAATTCAACCGCTCCACCGCCTACACCTATGCCGGGGTCATCTCCGGCACCGGCTCGGTCCTCCACACCGGCACCGCCGGCAACATCACGCTCACCGGCGCCAACACCTACACCGGCGGCACCACCATCAACGGCACCATGCGGATCGGCTCCGGTGGCACCACCGGGTCCATCGTGGGCAATGTCACCAACAACGGCACCCTGATCTTTGACCGCAGCGACGCCAGCGCCTTTAGCGGCAACATTTCCGGCACGGGCAGCCTGTTCAAGCAGAGCGCGGGAGCCATCACTCTCTCCGGCACCCACACCTATGCCGGCGGCACGACAATCACCAACGGCTCCATGAATCTGACCGGTTCAATCAGTCACGGAACCACAGATTTTCTGATCAATGGCAACGGCACCGCTCCCGCTCTAAACATCTCGGGCGGTGGCGATCTGACGGCCGACCGCCTGCGGCTCGGCATCACCAGCAGCAGCTTCACCGGCCTGGCCACGGTGGACGGCGCCGGCAGCACCTTGACCGCCAACACCTACCTCTACGTCGGCGAAGCCGGGCAGGGTTCGCTCTATGCCATCAACGGTGGCAGCATTGGCAGCGCCAACACCTCCATCGGCAACAACACCGGCGGCGATGGTGGAGTTTTCGTCAGCGGCGCAGGCAGCACCCTCAGCAATACCAGCACCCTCTACGTCGGCAGCGCTGGCACGGGTTTTGTCGAAATCTCGGGCGGCGGCCTCGTCAGCAACAACTCCGCCTCCATCGGCAACAACCCCGGCGGCGACGGTTCGGTTTACATGGACACCGGCGGCACCTGGACGACCATCGGCAACATTGTCATTGGCAATGCCGGGACCGGCGACCTGTCGATTTACGGCGGAGCTTCTGCCTCCGCCGCCACCGCCACGATCGCTTCCTTGAACGGTGTGGTCGGCATCCTCAGCGTCAACGATGCTGGCTCCACTTTTACCACCAGCGGCAATCTGGTCGTCGGCGGTTCCGGTGACGGCATCCTCGAGATCGCCAACGGGGCCGATGTCGTCACCGGCGGCAGCAATGCGGTGCTCGCCAACACCACCGGCAGCACCGGCACGCTGGATCTCCGCGGCGCCGGCAGCACCTGGTCCATCGCCGGCAGCAGCCTCTACCTCGGCAACAATGCGGTCGGCGAGGCCTACCTCACCGCCTCGGGCCTTCTGTCCGTGGGCGCCGGCAGCGGCACCGTTTACCTGGCCAACAACCCCGGGAGCAGCGGCTCGCTTTACTTCGGCATCTACAGCGGTGAGGGCGGTGATCTCGCGGGCATCCTCAACGCCGCCGCCATCACGACGCCCGGCGGCACCGGCAAGGTGTATTTCCAATCCTACGGCTCGACCAGCAGCGCTCCCTTTTATCTGACCAAGGACGGTACCGTCGCCGGCGCGGCGGTCACCATCGGCGGTTCCACCTCGGTCGAGCATGACATCGGCTATACGGTGCTCAGCGGCGCCAATACCTACACCGGCGGCACCACGATCTCCGGCGGCACCCTTGTGATGGGCAGCAATTCCGCCCTCGGCACCGGCAGCGTTACGCTGAATGGCGGCACCCTCAGCGTGGCCTCCGGCATCACCTTCGGCAACGCGCTGAACATTGGTGTGAGCGGCGGCCGGATCGGCGGCACGGGCACCTTCTCCAGCCCGCTCACCCTGGGCAACGGCGTGAAGATCGCCCCCGGCAACTCGCCCGGCACCATCAACTTTACCTCCGGCCTCACGCTCAACGACGGCGGCATCCTCGAGATCGAGATCCGCGCCCCCTCCGGCACGCCGGGCACCGACTGGGATTTCGTCAACGTCACCGGCACGCTCAACCTCTCCGGGCTCACCACCGGCGGCTACACCCTCAAGGCGATCTCCCTCGATCTTCTGGACAACCAGGGTCAGCCCGTCAGCGGGCTGGTCGGCCCGACCTCCTGGACGATTGCCACCGCCTCAACCGGCATCACCGGCTTCGAGGCCGCCGACTTTGTGTTCGATCTTTCCCAGTTTCATGGCGGCGGTTTCTTCAACCTCTCCCAGTCCGGCAACAACCTGCTGCTGAACTTCACGCCCGTGCCCGAACCCTCGACCTACGCGCTGATGCTCGGCGGCCTCGCCCTCGCCGGCCTCCAATGGCGCCGCCGGCGCGCGGCCGGGCGGGATCGCTGA
- a CDS encoding VWA domain-containing protein: MHPNPISPDDPRLTAYALNEMEPAESAEFEKLLQQDAAARQAVEEIRATSALVTGALEGEPAPVEVAAVRPAAILPGGDLRKLDGGGLRQSKIIRFPQFYYLVSGMAAACFAVFFVYWQRTQPVVEKRQYQEFDLTKLRGADEAGVTAPAPGSGTLQRHSAMVQSEAPNDVPRERIGQEESRMELMTFSDKKREAGPDGVTLGVNRGNIAVVGAARNTVWAAMPASAPALENFGTEAYGYRKDNDYQRVADHPLSTFSIDVDTASYANVRRFLTQGQRPPADAVRIEELVNYFPYHYPQPIGNVPFAASLEVASAPWAPEHRLVRVGLKGREVSDAARPPANLVFLLDVSGSMQSPNRLPLVKQSLRLLVEKLRADDRVAIAVYAGSSGLVLPSTPVSRKADILEAIDRLDAGGSTNGALGIHLAYDIAKANFIAGGVNRVILATDGDFNVGTTSEGELVRLIGEKAKSGVFLSVLGFGMGNLKDGTLEQIADKGNGNYAYIDSLAEAKKTLVEQAGGTLVTIAKDVKIQVEFNPAQVAAYRLIGYENRLLAKEDFNNDQVDAGEIGAGHTVTALYEVVPAGAELPGAGATPAVDELKYQKTEDSGRKTAVSGELLTVKVRYKEPAGDTSSKLEFPLRDAGTRFADASQDFKFAAAVAAFGMALRDSPHKGTLTLAEVSAWGREGLGGDAGGYRSEFLGLVGKAQALE, translated from the coding sequence ATGCATCCAAACCCGATTTCACCCGATGACCCGCGATTGACCGCCTATGCCCTGAACGAGATGGAGCCGGCGGAGAGCGCAGAATTTGAGAAGCTGTTGCAGCAGGACGCCGCCGCCCGGCAGGCCGTGGAGGAGATCCGCGCGACCAGTGCTCTGGTGACCGGCGCCTTGGAGGGCGAGCCGGCTCCCGTGGAGGTTGCCGCCGTGCGGCCCGCCGCGATTCTTCCTGGCGGCGACCTGCGGAAGCTCGATGGCGGCGGCCTCAGGCAGTCGAAGATCATCCGCTTTCCGCAGTTCTATTACCTGGTCAGCGGCATGGCCGCGGCGTGTTTTGCGGTCTTCTTTGTCTATTGGCAGCGCACGCAGCCGGTGGTGGAGAAGCGGCAATACCAGGAGTTTGACCTGACCAAGCTGAGAGGGGCGGATGAGGCCGGGGTAACGGCGCCGGCCCCGGGATCGGGCACCTTGCAGCGACATTCCGCCATGGTGCAAAGTGAAGCGCCCAACGATGTGCCCCGCGAGAGGATTGGCCAAGAGGAGAGCCGGATGGAGTTGATGACCTTCTCCGACAAAAAGCGCGAGGCGGGCCCGGACGGAGTCACCCTTGGGGTCAATCGGGGCAACATTGCCGTTGTCGGGGCCGCGCGGAATACGGTCTGGGCGGCGATGCCGGCTTCGGCGCCGGCGCTGGAAAACTTCGGCACCGAGGCCTACGGCTACCGCAAGGACAACGACTACCAGCGGGTGGCGGATCACCCGCTTTCCACCTTCTCCATCGACGTGGACACGGCGTCCTACGCGAACGTGCGGCGCTTTCTCACGCAGGGACAGCGTCCGCCGGCGGATGCCGTGCGCATCGAGGAGCTGGTGAACTATTTCCCCTACCACTATCCGCAGCCGATCGGCAACGTGCCCTTTGCCGCGAGTTTGGAGGTCGCCTCGGCGCCGTGGGCGCCCGAGCACCGGCTGGTGCGCGTCGGCCTCAAGGGGCGCGAAGTCAGCGATGCGGCACGCCCGCCGGCGAATCTCGTTTTCCTGCTCGATGTGTCGGGCTCGATGCAGTCGCCCAACAGGCTGCCGCTCGTGAAGCAGTCCCTGCGGCTGCTGGTGGAGAAACTGCGCGCCGATGACCGCGTGGCCATCGCAGTCTATGCCGGTTCTTCCGGCCTCGTGCTGCCGTCCACACCGGTCAGCCGCAAGGCCGACATCCTGGAGGCCATCGACCGGCTCGACGCCGGTGGGTCAACCAACGGCGCGCTGGGCATTCATCTCGCCTACGACATCGCGAAGGCCAACTTCATCGCCGGCGGCGTCAACCGGGTGATCCTCGCCACGGACGGCGACTTCAACGTCGGCACGACCAGCGAGGGTGAGCTGGTGCGGCTCATCGGCGAAAAGGCGAAGAGCGGCGTGTTCCTGAGCGTGCTCGGTTTCGGCATGGGCAACCTGAAGGACGGCACGCTCGAGCAGATCGCGGACAAGGGGAACGGAAACTACGCCTACATCGATTCGCTGGCCGAGGCGAAGAAGACGCTGGTCGAGCAGGCCGGCGGCACGCTGGTGACCATCGCCAAGGACGTGAAGATCCAGGTGGAGTTCAACCCGGCGCAGGTGGCCGCCTACCGGCTCATCGGCTACGAGAACCGCCTGCTGGCCAAGGAGGATTTCAACAACGACCAGGTGGATGCAGGCGAGATTGGCGCCGGGCACACGGTGACGGCCCTCTACGAGGTGGTCCCGGCCGGCGCGGAGCTGCCGGGCGCAGGAGCGACCCCCGCGGTGGACGAGCTAAAGTATCAGAAGACAGAGGACAGCGGGCGGAAGACGGCGGTCAGCGGCGAGCTGCTGACGGTGAAGGTGCGCTACAAGGAGCCCGCCGGCGACACGAGCAGCAAGCTGGAGTTTCCGCTGCGCGACGCCGGCACGCGCTTTGCGGACGCGAGCCAGGACTTCAAGTTCGCCGCCGCGGTCGCGGCCTTCGGCATGGCCCTGCGCGATTCGCCGCACAAGGGCACGCTCACGCTGGCGGAGGTCTCGGCCTGGGGCCGCGAAGGACTGGGCGGCGATGCCGGCGGATACCGGAGCGAGTTCCTCGGCCTCGTGGGCAAGGCGCAGGCCTTGGAGTGA
- a CDS encoding RNA polymerase sigma factor has product MNNEPRQSHASAAASSFVSDAVARHQAPLLRYATRLLHGDADRAQDVVQDTFVRLMAQPPEQVDGHVAEWLFTVCRNRVTDVLRKEGRMSLFAEGQAERLTAAEPRPGSKMERAEQHAAVLQLIEKLPPNQQEVVRLKFQNGFSYQEISRITSLSVTNVGFILHTAIKSLRHQMSAQPE; this is encoded by the coding sequence GTGAACAACGAACCCCGCCAGTCCCATGCCAGTGCCGCTGCCAGCTCCTTCGTATCCGACGCCGTCGCGCGCCATCAGGCGCCGCTGCTCCGCTACGCCACCCGCCTGCTCCACGGCGATGCCGACCGGGCGCAGGACGTGGTGCAGGACACGTTTGTCCGCCTCATGGCCCAGCCACCCGAACAGGTGGACGGGCATGTGGCGGAATGGCTGTTCACTGTTTGCCGCAATCGCGTCACCGACGTGCTGCGGAAGGAGGGACGCATGAGCCTTTTCGCCGAAGGCCAGGCCGAACGCCTGACCGCCGCGGAGCCCCGGCCCGGATCCAAAATGGAACGGGCCGAGCAACACGCCGCCGTGCTGCAGCTGATCGAAAAGCTGCCGCCCAACCAGCAGGAAGTCGTCCGGTTGAAATTCCAGAACGGCTTCAGCTACCAGGAGATCAGCCGCATCACGTCGCTGTCGGTGACGAATGTCGGCTTCATCCTCCACACCGCCATCAAGAGCCTGCGCCACCAGATGAGCGCGCAGCCGGAGTAA